From a region of the Mytilus galloprovincialis chromosome 3, xbMytGall1.hap1.1, whole genome shotgun sequence genome:
- the LOC143068327 gene encoding uncharacterized protein LOC143068327: MEFISMQELIEKLSPHDKAALIHVVEIHDKYCQQCIKHKELKHECSDQHEAQLIDTTIDHIETASIINCSDHGSYKTTVDDVECKDQDPYNNKSPESQGWSDTPLCMDVDNEEQSDDSCLHDKVTDCPEVTPIVQNEVSAKGPVDKKIEVGGMKTTKCAIHLFKKWLKQNGINQDFEYLAVDKIAEHVRHMGTTKTLNRNLLYPPRTMHFIRSSVMQYLNSQPYNRRISQAFFKMSTENRKTTENTNMYDLSLRNPITQPDLRKIYTSGIFGNGENYTPKLLLYKVWFELTLHFSNFLRKNGSRLRREELKIATDEKGRLFCTFCLNEMVDTRWMDAPRIYSMPGNPFCPMKSILLYISHLNPNNDLLFQKPAKFFKQDAEWYTSSPLSQHTIKKIMKVISKSAGLSINYPNICVRETAFVVLYEAGLWDDDEYKKCWVRGKGINVGSRKEEIFLKLQQYIHGDKGEITQPISTAINKQAEDEDQTKPATTINMIDNSNVQVTHDIQKKQQNDISLLVQQTKNQENTEEQKKGTNQQTDSTATRQTDTEKSNFLQDQQSKQENNKNSINCNDGIMVFDYMKSVSKCQYNENKTSTVTQSKEGSQPSKVTSNQKLPRHVIIRAPYNSIKIENIQSDNSNLLSTAYKKEEYDSGNTIMANKKPFMPVLKVPPTSNQDKVMQHQQVSAVSKLSPGCSYMIPHTSWSDNQGHVNYLFMNTNQCIPKTNVEQKDKLPFIQVIDKKISQESKHVNSKEKNTETMMEKTHSIQDTKGVTTVLAKPQECLKTQEIIQRKSSRNDSRTCKVTPIVRHKPTEKPTMNRSEQTRHANIEQKNTSQLLDLTDIESPNSSSENPIMTRSEQARQQHGNIKQKNTTQCLHVPDIESPNSTTEINSQNLTKTKQFVFVNKKGVKCVKTIDTSMFRTQSTETTTTNIVQAQNSETPVVSLNQKPEQKRIGGTPVYFANEKDSSSLSDILHKNLTAAKMESYKKGNSVNKSMTMQMKPSSVQMIHIEAVLENHKIEHGNISEDDRTSQERVELSMNTNSEENIAPVISFDQKSKLWVVQNMNDFLNHKMPSKSDTGNIGRKEMPTKHENREKSKISSENCIETDIHYSKESPKPDYKIKASNLEHIQTLIKEKVQNLKKRKHLETLIQEKVHNLKKRKQSTKVHVKGKLDSYSKTSSLHVISGAEKVEVKENLQKCDEVTDGKNLLDRQKVIMENSCNFLITDVKSIDTFNTDDTNWRAEENNTDENNNSEIISENMIRGEVEKISETVVNNTDPKVKSESNFDEFLPKFQQQFSQRKDKIAKILKKIQVDSKRLEILKTKRSTTIDDSLESESNMAHCGRNIPSTEISTEKLAEEDKNKLPHEFVEKSSHTGHLMKPKRFVFKKRKQCNEKGSNKTIVQQNTETEENQKDLSETEKEHFSPLKLAFRKKEGNEYEIIKYQNSNNFFYSPSFREDSPDIRNIPQKKERNTSYAEKLSENRKRKSSYDKKDQNEIENMEFYIEQNNEKEIDYTSVPLPFKNRIRMNHSYQTQQRNSEEEDQQLNYSLTEKEIFSDSDWSLSDEPSLLKCVNTATFNFADIENDV, from the exons ATGGAATTTATTTCCATGCAAGAACTGATAGAAAAACTCTCTCCACACGATAAAGCAGCCCTCATTCATGTCGTTGAAATCCACGATAAATATTGTCAACAATGCATAAAACACAAAGAGCTAAAACATGAGTGTTCTGATCA acatGAAGCTCAGTTAATTGATACTACCATAGACCATATAGAAACTGCATCTATCATAAACTGTTCAGACCATGGTTCTTACAAAACCACAGTAGATGATG TTGAATGTAAAGACCAAGATCCTTATAATAATAAATCACCAGAAAGCCAGGGATGGAGTGACACACCTCTTTGTATGGATG TTGATAATGAAGAACAAAGTGATGATTCATGTCTGCATGACAAAGTTACAGATTGTCCAGAGGTCACTCCAATTGTGCAAAATG agGTCAGTGCGAAAGGACCTGTGGACAAAAAAATTGAAGTTGGAGGTATGAAGACAACAAAATGTGCaattcatctttttaaaa agtGGTTAAAACAGAATGGAATAAACCAGGATTTTGAGTACTTGGCTGTTGACAAAATTGCAGAACATGTAAGGCATATGGGAACAACCAAAACATTAAACAGAAACCTATTGTATCCCCCTCGAACAATGCATTTCATTAGGTCCTCTGTAATGCAATATCTTAATTCTCAACCTTACAATAGGAGAATTTCTCAAGCATTCTTTAAAATGAGCACAGAAAAcaggaaaacaacagaaaacaCAAACATGTATGATCTGTCATTAAGGAATCCTATAACACAACCAGATTTAAGGAAGATATATACCAGTGGAATTTTTGGAAATGGTGAAAATTATACTCCAAAGTTGTTATTGTACAAAGTATGGTTTGAACTAACCCTACATTTCAgtaactttttgaggaaaaatggAAGTAGGTTAAGAAGAGAAGAATTGAAGATAGCTACTGATGAAAAAGGAAGATTGTTTTGTaccttttgtttaaatgaaatggTTGATACCAGATGGATGGATGCTCCAAGGATTTATAGCATGCCTGGAAACCCTTTCTGTCCAATGAAAAGTATACTGCTATATATTAGCCATCTAAATCCTAATAATGATCTGCTGTTTCAAAAACCagcaaaattcttcaaacaagATGCAGAATGGTATACTAGTTCACCCCTGAGTCAGCatacaataaagaaaataatgaaagTCATCTCTAAAAGTGCTGGTCTAAGCATCAACTATCCAAACATTTGTGTCCGTGAGACagcttttgttgttttgtatgaAGCAGGACTTTGGGATGACgatgaatataaaaaatgttgGGTAAGAGGAAAGGGTATTAATGTTGGCTCAAGGAAAGAggaaattttcttaaaattacaacaGTATATACATGGCGACAAAGGTGAAATAACACAACCAATATCTACTGCTATAAACAAACAGGCAGAGGATGAAGATCAAACAAAACCAGCAACTACAATAAATATGATTGACAATTCAAATGTTCAGGTTACCCATGATATACAGAAGAAACAGCAAAATGATATATCACTTTTGGTTCAACAAACTAAAAACCAAGAAAATACGGAGGAGCAAAAAAAGGGTACCAATCAACAGACAGATTCTACAGCCACCAGGCAGACTGACACAGAAAAAAGCAATTTTCTTCAAGATCAGCAGAGTaaacaagaaaacaacaaaaacagcATTAACTGCAATGATGGCATAATGGTGTTTGATTACATGAAGTCTGTATCCAAATGTCagtataatgaaaataaaacgagTACTGTGACTCAATCAAAGGAAGGCAGTCAACCATCAAAAGTGACAAGCAACCAAAAACTTCCTAGACATGTTATAATCAGAGCACCTTAtaattctattaaaattgaaaatatccaaTCAGACAACAGTAATTTGCTTAGCACTGCTTATAAAAAAGAGGAATATGATAGTGGGAATACAATAATGGCAAATAAAAAACCATTTATGCCAGTACTGAAAGTTCCTCCAACTAGCAACCAAGATAAAGTAATGCAACACCAACAAGTTTCAGCAGTTAGTAAACTAAGTCCAGGCTGTTCATACATGATTCCCCATACATCATGGTCTGATAACCAAGGAcatgtaaattatttgtttatgaaTACAAATCAGTGTATTCCTAAAACAAATGTTGAACAGAAAGACAAATTACCATTCATCCAAGTAATAGACAAAAAGATTTCACAAGAAAGTAAACATGTCAACAGTAAAGAGAAAAATACAGAAACAATGATGGAGAAAACTCACAGCATTCAAGATACAAAGGGAGTGACTACTGTACTGGCAAAGCCACAGGAGTGTCTAAAAACACAAGAAATAATACAAAGAAAATCCTCAAGAAATGACAGTAGAACCTGTAAAGTCACACCTATTGTGAGACATAAACCAACAGAAAAACCTACTATGAACAGATCTGAACAAACTAGACATGCTAACATAGAACAGAAAAATACTTCTCAGCTTTTAGATTTAACAGACATAGAAAGTCCAAACTCCTCCTCTGAAAACCCTATCATGACAAGATCTGAACAAGCTAGACAGCAACATGGTAATATAAAGCAGAAAAATacaactcaatgtttacatgttcCCGACATAGAAAGTCCAAACTCCACAACTGAAATAAATTCACAAAACCTAACCAAAACCAAACAGTTTGTCTTTGTAAACAAGAAGGGAGTAAAATGTGTGAAAACAATAGATACTTCTATGTTCAGAACTCAAAGTACAGAAACAACCACCACAAACATAGTTCAGGCACAAAATTCAGAAACCCCTGTAGTATCATTAAATCAGAAACCAGAACAAAAAAGAATAGGTGGAACTCCTGTTTATTTTGCAAATGAGAAAGATTCAAGTTCATTGTCTGATATTCTTCATAAAAACTTAACAGCAGCAAAAATGGAATCTTATAAAAAAGGGAATAGTGTCAACAAATCTATGACTATGCAGATGAAACCCAGTTCTGTTCAAATGATTCACATTGAGGCTGTccttgaaaatcataaaattgaaCATGGCAACATTTCTGAAGATGACAGAACATCTCAAGAGAGAGTAGAACTAAGCATGAATACCAATTCAGAAGAAAATATTGCTCCAGTAATATCTTTTGATCAGAAAAGTAAATTATGGGTCGTTCAGAATATGAATGATTTCTTAAATCATAAAATGCCTTCTAAATCAGATACAGGTAACATTGGGAGGAAAGAAATGCCAACTAAACATGAAAAtcgagaaaaaagtaaaattagtaGTGAAAACTGCATAGAGACCGACATTCATTATTCCAAGGAGAGTCCAAAGCCTgattataaaataaaagcaaGTAATCTTGAACATATACAGACCTTAATCAAGGAAAAGGTACAAAATCTCAAGAAAAGGAAACATCTAGAGACCTTAATCCAAGAAAAGGTACACAATCTCAAAAAAAGGAAACAGAGCACCAAAGTACATGTTAAGGGAAAGTTGGACAGTTATTCAAAAACAAGTTCCCTGCATGTCATTTCTGGTGCAGAGAAAGTGGAagtaaaagaaaatttacaaaaatgtgatGAAGTTACAGATGGAAAGAACTTATTAGATAGGCAAAAAGTTATAATGGAAAACAGTTGTAACTTTTTAATTACTGATGTAAAATCTATAGATACTTTTAATACTGATGACACTAACTGGAGAGCGGAGGAAAACAATACTGATGAAAACAATAACTCTGAAATAATATCAGAAAACATGATACGTGGAGAAGTCGAAAAAATATCAGAGACAGTTGTAAACAACACAGATCCAAAAGTAAAATCAGAGTCTAATTTCGATGAGTTTTTGCCAAAGTTTCAACAGCAATTTTCACAAAGGAAGGATAAAATAGCGAAGATATTAAAAAAGATTCAAGTGGATTCAAAAAGATTAGAAATTTTGAAGACAAAGAGATCAACTACCATAGATGACAGTTTAGAATCTGAATCGAACATGGCACATTGTGGTCGAAATATACCATCTACTGAGATCAGTACTGAAAAATTAGCAGAGGAGGATAAAAACAAATTGCCACATGAATTTGTTGAAAAATCTAGCCATACAGGTCATTTAATGAAACCTAAAAGATTTGTGTTCAAAAAGAGGAAACAATGTAATGAGAAAGGATCAAATAAAACTATTGTTCAACAAAATACTGAAACAGAAGAAAATCAAAAGGATTTATcagaaacagaaaaagaacatTTTTCACCATTGAAATTAGCTTTTAGAAAAAAAGAGGGAAATGAATATGAGATAATAAAGTATCAAAAttccaataattttttttattcacccTCATTCCGGGAGGATTCTCCTGATATAAGAAATATTCCCCAAAAGAAAGAAAGGAATACGAGTTATGCAGAAAAACTTTCTGAAAACAGGAAAAGAAAATCCTCATATGataaaaaagatcaaaatgaaattgaaaacatGGAATTTTACATTGAGCAGAATAATGAAAAAGAGATTGACTACACTTCTGTTCCTTTACCATTCAAGAACAGAATCAGGATGAATCATTCCTATCAGACTCAACAGCGTAACAGTGAGGAAGAAGACCAGCAATTGAACTACAGTTTGACAGAAAAAGAGATTTTTTCTGATTCTGACTGGAGTCTTAGTGATGAACCAAGTCTGCTGAAATGTGTAAATACAGCTACATTTAACTTTGCAGATATAGAAAATGATGTTTAA